In the Ctenopharyngodon idella isolate HZGC_01 chromosome 21, HZGC01, whole genome shotgun sequence genome, TTTCAGAGCAGATCTGAAAGTTGTTTTTACCTGCGCTCTTGTCCGCTGGGGGGCTGATGCGGTTATTATTGACAGTCTGTTTGGGGTGGGCCTTGTCATTATTCATGGTGACTGAAGGAGGACTGGTCACCCCCGGAATGTCAGGGAGGCAGCAGGGTGGTGTGCGTGCCAACGGGGAGCTGCGACAGTCCAGCAGGAACTTTCGGTCATAGATGATCCGGGTGCCTATATATAATTTAGTAATCACATCAAATACATCTGAGGTTAAGTTGTGTTAAGGAAACGATGGTCTTATATCAGGGTACAAGAGCAGAGTTAACCAACAAGCCTGTGAAAATATGGAGACCAGCCAGGTGCGTTTGGGCTGTGCCATGTTAGTGCTGTGAGCTGCATGTTTAAACATGTCCCTATGACGGTGCATTTTACAACATTCAACAGTTGCATTACTAATGGCTGAGCCTCGTAAAGCATCAATGTTTGACAAACtatttttcatgacattttatCCTTATCAGAATTgtgttaaaaagaaaagcacaaGCCAACCAGCTGAAATGAAGCAGAGAACACACTATCAGTTCTCCTCGTATCAGCCCTGTTCACCCTAATGTGAAccttcacacacaaacatcctTGAACTACATTCACTCAGTGAGGTAAAGCTAAAGAGTGCATTATAGCTGCAGCCAGAAACACCTGTAAACATAACACATAGGTTTATGCATAGAAATCAAGCTTGTACACCaatgaaaacacaaatgataaacatgacacactTTGAACCATTAAAGTCACATGACATGAAAATTCCCCAGGGCAATATATCACACACCTAATTCATTACATCATGGCTCAAATGATGATGTGGACAAACAAACAGTGATTGATACACGGTTTACAATGACAAGAGCAGCTGCCCTTATGAGCTAGAAAAGAAGAAGTGCTGTGCACATTGGGAAACCAACAAAGTCACATGCCTCGAGTGCTGTCACATCCtcttctgtggactgtttacaaTCTCGGTTATCTGAAAAATCCACAAACTAATGTACATATTAAACTATAATtccaggaagaaaaaaaaaacagaatgtaTGTTTAAAATTCTCAGTTTCACAATTATTCAAGAGCCTAAAACACTATGCCAGCATGTCCAAAATCCACTTGAAGGTCGTTCAAGGCCATTATGTGATCTTTGTTGATGTCATAAATGAAacagtttcatttttagttttttttttttcattcgaCAATTTAGAATTTatagttatttgaattaatattttaaattaaccaATCCCCGTTTCTACGTtcctaattttatattttaaacattttataacaaTATTCCTGCAATTGTAACGTCTGAGAAGACCTGCAGAACATTGTTTAGCAAGATTCAAGGGCTGCAGTCGTGTCAATAAAACAATATACTTCTCATCGTGAAGataacattcattcattcatttattacccgttcaaatgtacatttaaaaggCAAACAATACAAGAAAAACAGGCTGAAGCATTATGAGCACGCGCACCGCAGTCTGTCAAGCACAAAGACAATGCGAGCGGTGCACGAGCTCTGGGATGCATCGCTATGTCGCggtcaaaacaaaaacaaagcctGCACTGCGACAGCTGCGAACGCTTCCAAACTATTCATCTGCAAGTTCGTGACATTTACCTCCAGGAGTCGTGCTAAAAAGGGTCCCTCCGGGCGTTGTAGAGTAATCATGAGGCATATGGGCCGCATCGTTGATTGTGATTCGTCTGGTGGTCGGAATTGCCTGACTGGTGGTCTTCTGACTGCCCATGGACATTTTTCAACACTGTTGCAACCACAAACTCAGCCAGCTGCCTTAATCAAATAGTGTCTTTGCACCttgaagcaaaagaaaaaaacaatttagCACGACTGGGAAAATGTACATGTCAGCAGCAGTTCAATATCAAGTTATTTTCTCCAATTATTTACCTTGTCCGTTTGTGGCAAACTTGActacatacaaaaataaataatactaaatatcTGAGCCTGTATAACACTtcattcacacactcacacgcaaACTAGCTAAATGCTAGGCTTCTCCGCGACCACgttttctctctcactccctCATGCACACACCACGCACTCAACAAAACATGAGCAGGAAAGGGCTATTTAAAACGGAGAGTTGATGCAATGGCGCCCCCACTGGTATGCGTTAGTACTGCAAGAGGgcgatgggaaatgtagtttttccGATGTTTACAGGAGTTGTTTTCGTCACACTGATTCAGGGACAAAAAACTACTTGCCAATCGTTTATTTTTCCTTTAATTGCAACGTTTCCATTGACATTAATCAGAGATGATCACTAGAATGTGACTGACTGTCAAAACATTCTTaagacattcatttattttctctttatcaaattatatagtttaaaaaattcttaatttctttattttaaaaagacagaATCAGAATAACAAAATGGGGTAACGCAGACTACGTCTTCAATACATGTGTGTCAAATTTAAGACCATAAAAAGTCTTTTTggggacagaaaaacagaaatcgTGATATGGCTTAATGTGATGATTAAACTTCAAAAGGTGATTATTTAATTGAGAGCGCTGTATGATTCAAAGTAAAAACACGACGTGTTCACGGTGTCAGAGTAGTTCACATCGATGAATACATTTATGCCAAACGATTGCTTTGATCTACTGATGATGAATTATGGCAGTTTTTCCTTTATATCATATGTAGCGCCACCTACTGCCAGAGGgtgaaatttatatatatatatgggggtttttttgtccaaaggccttaataataataaaaacaaagatatgacatccaaagtatgtaaggaaGTTCAACTTCATctattttattgaatccaaaaggttttaattatagtttgctacatataaaggtattttaaagattttgaaatatcaaaaggtcatttggtttaaccgtccaaaggccaatacagccatttaatttgagactaaaatatcttaaaatgtaataaatgtatatattttttactctgGCATGATTtgataacatcatatatcaacataatgcaaaatagtattaaaattatgtgtagaagtcgttgctttgttatgagaaagaatgtctggaaaaacgaatttcattgatgtcattcggagtaaccaatataaaggggcCATTTTGGTtaaagtcatgcggtcaatatcatgtgacaggatgtgacatcattcagacacctgcaaaggaccacatagtcatgaagcaaagtaattaactctctcttaactatttgaaaaattcatgttgcttcacttgctcatatgcatgtcccgaaacatcaggtcattcggtacaaccgctataaaacatggaaaatgttgtaatattttaaaaacttgtactaaatataaaaatgtttgattgtccttttgctagctagctagatatcagcctttgtttgaaaatatcgtcattcggtataaccaagagtgtcattcggtaaaaccaaaagaaattttggttaaaccgaatgacttttttggtaacaatgacaaaagcagtgttaattgattataaaaaccacaatctcattgttaacacttaataaaacttcaaaattattaaataattatatctccattatgttttttgacacttttaaaaaccttattcgtcaatgacccatatatatagagagagagagagagagagagagagtgtagtTCACAATCAATGAATActgcacatttatgccaagtgATTGCTTTGATCTACTCCATATATAAATTTGAATTTAGCAGAAAACCTTAGCAGTTTATAAaacgttttgtttttgtcagaaCTTTTATTTGAACTAGGCCTataaagttgtttaaatattagtttttacagtcattttatgGTTTGGGAGTCCTACCTTGCTCATAtggcattatttttatttgtgcaggtcttaaaaagtcttaaatttgattttaaaaacccTGCAGATACCATAGGCTACTGTATTTAATACATGTGTGTTATGCTAAATATGACTATTTTGTGGACACCATAAGATTTTCTGTGTGACTCCTAACAGTTCAATAGATGTAGATAGTTTGAACTCATCCTCCTTTCATTCATCCTTTGAAGTTAAATCTAGATTTATAAAAGCATATTTGGCACATTCTcttacacacgcacacagtGTCACAATATGTCACATCTTTCTTTATTAACTTTTGTAAATGATCTGAGCTGGTGTGCAGGGTAAATGGTCTATACATTTCTTCATATCAGAATGAGTCTGAATAAAAGGCTTGTATACATATTCAATGTTCGTATTTCCTCTCTCcgttacaataataataaaaaaaggaaatgaaaacATGTTCAAATAGCTACAAAGCCTCTACATTCCCCATGACATGGGCATGTTCGTATTACTGGATTCTAACTAATATACTTAAAGTACAGCCATAACAACTCTAATAAGGGTGCATAGCATTCTAATTAAATATAGTTTgtcatatatttatacatatattctttattaaaaacattttttctgtgCATGTGCGCAGTTGCATTCCTTAGTACAGAGTAAtatgatattgcgtttatattGTCATTAATCCATTCTAAAGGAGTATAGGTGAAGTCTAGATTTTTGCAACAGTTAAACATTGTACATAAactcttttttaatacataatgATTGCAATGTTAAATCGTTTTGTTccataaaccaaaaataaataaataaataaaacattttcttccGTTCCCCCCTTTGTTTTCAGGAATTTTGTCTCGATCAACAATTACAGCAGCGATAAGATATTGAAGACGTATGCATCTATGTCCTTCATCACTTCCATTACACACTTCCCAACACCCATGACAATCCTTATACTCCTTTGAGTGGACATAGGATATGCCGTTAAGTATGTATTAACTAGAATCATTGAAGAGAAATCATCTGTCAACACAAACCTGAGTGAACTGTAGAAAACAATATACAGTGAGGCAGAACTCATATGTGTTTTAATGCGTTGGTGAGAAGGGACGTGTGCAGTCTCACAAAGCACACTCATTTCATTgactaaacaaaaacactaTGATCTGATTAaacacttttcttaaatatgaaaGTACAATCATTGTCATTCGTCCAATTGTCCATGCATTCCATAAATATTTACTTTAGTTTGGAGgataaattcattcattcactcattcactcactgaCATCCATCGAATTAAACTACATGAACGCGCGAGTCAGTTTATCACGGTGTGCTCGTGACTATGTAAGCTACTGTGCTGTGATTAAATGCTGAGCACCGTACCTGATTTCATTATGCTTGCTAGCCGTTCAAAGAAACCTTGTCCATTAAAGTGAAACACAGCTACCGTTCAGTGAACTAGAGTTGGCATGTAGATCACGTAATTGCATACGGTGTGAGATACTCTGCATGCTGTTATATCTCTTGAATCGTATACGTCTTACAAATGCTACTAAAATGTCAGGTTAATACAGTATACACTGAACACACAAGCGTTCGTAGACTGAAAAACACACGCACGCGCACCAACAACAACGCAGTATTCCAACTGTTGCAGCACGTTTGATATTATTGCTTTGGTAGGACTATACTTCAAGAGTTTTTGTGTATGTTTGGGCTCTTTCgtagtaaaacaaaaaaagaataacGATAAAAATACACATGCGAATGACGTCAATAGGGATTCGGTCACACAAAGTTGCGATAAAAGTACTTTAAGCTTCCCATAGTTACCATAAAACCTTGTTGGTATGAGTTGTTACAGGTAAAAGTGAGACAGACAGTTGTGAGTTCACAGTTCAGGGGTCAATTTTAAGGTGGACTTTCACAGTGCTGTCTGTATATTTATCGGTCTATTTTTAACTGTACAtctaaatgaaaaaacaaaacaaaaaaacaaacaaaaagaataaTCAAAGAGCATCATCAAAGTTTAAAACGCTTCCTTGTCACGTAACTCCATCTGAAATCCCAAACATTACAAAGGCAGTTACTCAGAGATAGTCCCCAAGCCCCACACGTCACAGCTacaatcgtttttttttttttttttttttttttcaccagcaCAGCttgattaataatataaaatcaataaaaatgtccGGGCCGAGTGCAGGCCCAAGAGAACAGCATGAAAAGTGGTGTTAACCAGCATGCAATGCTACATTAGTCTCTGGAAATGATCCGACGTGACGGTTTTAGTCGAACAGCTGAGCTACAAATGTGGGTGAATGGATGTTCGGTAGGTCAGAggttaaaagggttagttcacccaaaaatgaaatttctgtcattaattactcaccctcatgtcgttccacacccgtaagaccttcggttcatcttcggaacacaaataaggatatttttgataaaatctgatggctcaatgaggcctccattgccagcatgATAATTAAcacagatgcccagaaagctactaaatacatatttaaaacagttcaggtgactacaaccttaatgttatgaagtgatgagaatactttttgtgctccaaaaaaactaaataactttattcaacaatatctagtgatgggcgatttcaaaacactgcttcatgaagcttcgaagctttacaaatcttctgtttcgaatcagtggttcggagcgtgtatcaaactgccagtcacatgaaccactgaaatttcaaaacgtttcgaaacccttatgacgtaacgaagcctcatttattgaaatcatgtgacttttgcagtttgatacacactctgaaccactgattcgaaacatatagcttcgaagcttcatgaagcagtgttttgaaatcgcccatcactagatattgttgaataaagttatttagtttttttggagcacaaaaagtattctcatcacttcataacattaaggttgaaccattgtagtcacatgaactgttttaaatattagctttctgggcatctgaaagtgttaattatcttgctgtcagtggaggcctcactgatcggattttatcaaaaatatcttaatttgtgttcggaagatgaatgaaggtcttacgggtgtggaacgacatgagagtaagtaataaatgacagaattttcatttttgggtgaactaaccctttaagtttgtgaACTGTCAGACAGAGAAAGTACGTGCCCTCCATAGGTTGCCATTTGGGTGTTGTATGTACAAAGCTACGCAACCTCCAGCAAACTAATCGGTTCGGATTTGAAAGGAGGGGGCCTTTAAATTCAAAACAAGAGATATAAAAGCAAAAGGTGGCTGACAGTTCAAAGGAACACGGATACGCTTAACAAAGTGGAAATAAACGCACGCGGACGCTCACGAGCAGGAGAGCACAGTGGCTTGTTGTCATTCCCATGGCAAACACCAAATGAGCTCGACCGATCCAGGAAAAAAAAGCTCAGTACCAAGCCAGAAGCGAGTACACATGCGTTAGATAccgacacacacgcacacacaccgaCGCACATTCACATAGCATTAGAGTGCATATATCACATTGAATAACAGGATAAAGGGCCTGTGGGAAATGACGTGACGGGCTTAGCATCTACTATGCTGCTGTGTAATGACAATCTGTTTGACAAAATAAAGAACTGTTGCTTTTTTTTGGGCTGTTGTATTCCCAAGACCCCTGTTTCAAGAGTCTCTCATTTTCAAGATCAAAAGGTCCAAAGGTTTCCCCTCCCCACTGCCAGTCCTGGAACGGCCCTTTACCTTGTACCCCTTCAGTTTTTTAGATAATGACAGCTCATAGGTCATGCACCAGCAGTCAGTCATGCGTTTACAGTTGACAGGAAGCactttttgttgctttttttggTGGTTTTCTTCacattttgtataaaaagttcatgccCTATGCTAGTTGTATGTTTTTATCTtctttgttaaaaatgttacaaaactaCAGGTAGAGAAGTCCTCGTCCTAGTTTTCTTGTGACACTCCATGGTTGCTTGACTGTAGGATTTGGGTGCGATGTGTTGTTCTTTCTctgcgtgtttttttttttttttttcccatcgcTCCATGTTTCGTTCTGTCCAGTCGTGTGTAGGTGAAGGATGATTTGGCAGTGGATGTTCAACCCTGGAAGAGCAATCCTTCATGAACAAATAGCTCCTGAAGCAAAGTCACTCTAGCTAAAACATAAAACTGATGGCTGTATCATTCAAGTTTAGCAAAGCTAGCTCGCCCCATGTGTTTTAAGTTGATCCTTATGCACCAATTATTTTTCCTGTCCCGTACCTTCAGGacagtttgtgtttatttcagtGCTTTACTCTCCGCAGACTGGAGCGCTTCACAGTCTGGACATCCCGCTTCACATCCACACCCAACTGGAGAAAAGGAGGAGGGAAGACAGAGACAAAAAAAGATGACCAAACTGAGTCTGAACAAACAGAGATTTCCTCACAAAACAGCTGTTTCTTATTTTTCACTGGCATGTGTTTTgagaggactagtgcatctttgaaCCTATATTCAGTACAAGTAAAATAATTAAGTACTGCAAAAATCAGATAatctaagacttttactcaagtgtTATTGGAATTGGTGgcttgtaacttgtaatggatTCATTTTAAGGTATCTCTacttttacttaaagggttagttcacccaaaaatgaaatttctctcaccctcatgtcgctccaaacccgttgttcatcttcggaacacaaattaagatatttttgatgaaatctgagagctttctgacctcagatagactgcaacgttattaccactttcaagtaccagaaaggtagtaaagacatcgttaaaatagtccatgtgactacagtggttcaaacttaatgttatgaagcgacgagaatactttttgtgtgctaaaaacaaaaataacgactttattcaacaatttcttctattccgtgtcagtctcctatgctgttcatgttataaacacagtgcagtgcttccgtgttctacgtcagaatggcggctcagtattggccggctcctgcgtcagcatcacacgtatgtgttgtgctgctcacatgtaaAGCGTCGGTCAATACTGAgctgatgtttttactacctttctggaccttgaaagtggtaataatgtTGCAGTCTATTGGAGGCCAGATAGCTcacgaatttcatcaaaaatatcttaatttgtgttctgaagatgaatgaaggttttacgggtgtgaaacgacatgagggtgagtaattaatgacagaaatttcatttttgggtgaactaacccttaaagtatggttttcaggtactctttacacctctgttaAAAGATTTATAGacaagaaaatattaataaaggcTAAACATATACAACATGCACCTACTGACATAACAATGTAATCTACACAAGggacaactgaacaaaacagtgAATGAATCTGAACAATCTGATTCAAAATCGCCACCACTACAGGACAGCCAATAGCCAATAAATATATAGGCATACTGTAAGAAATGTCTTGTTAAATAACCTAAAAATGTACATTGTGTGGTATTAAAATTTACtgattgtaaataaatatatatccaTCCATATATCTCCAAACTGcctatatataaagtaaaaaaaaaagttaaagtaaaaacatttatgttttaaaaaattatatttcaaataaatgctgatacattttttaaacttcatatttatcaaagaatcctgataaAATGTACcacatcaaaaatattaagccgtACAACATCAATGTTTTCAACagtgataataagaaatgtttcttgagcggcaaatcagcatattagaatgatttctgaaggatcatgtgacactgaagtctggagtaatgatgctgaaaattcagctttgccatcacaggaataatttacattttaacaaattCTATTCAtatatcagttattttaaactgtaataatattccacaatattactgattttactgtatttttgatcaaataaatgcagtgttGGTAAGaataaaaaacttattttaaaaacattacaaaatattactgtcccaaacttttgaatggtattgtatATAGAATAAGTGTAgtttaacaataacaaatagacaaaaaaaaaaaaaaaaagaaattaggAACAAGTTAAaccattattaaaataatatttatgaaatattacaaaacagAAACTAAATTACTCATCAAAATTGATGATGATAATCTCAAAAAGGTGAAATATCATCAGCCAGATCAATATTTTGGTTCAATACTATTATAAACCTGAAAGAAAACTGAGGACCCACCTTGGTCGCGACATTCCCATGCTCATCAGTGAACTGCTCTTCATGTAGGTGATCGCTGGTGAGATCTATCGGATCATCCTTCTGCAAGAAGGGAATAATAGTTCAATTATCATTACTGAATAATTGAAGTCAAGACTGTGCCCGAACACATGCTCTTTGCTCAGACTGGACAGGCCCAGGAGACACACCTGTGCCTTCCGTCTGTCCTGGTCCCATGCCCGTAATTCCCCCTCCTGATGGGAGAAGCCCAGCCCTTTATCAAAGGGCTGAGTGCCCAGCAGACGCCCCCGCAGGACCTCCGAATGGCCTGTATCACATACCGGTGTAAGCAGTGCCTCCTGTGCTACACGCGACTGATTGTGGTCCTGGGACGATGACATCATGGCCTCCATGGTCGGCCTGGCTTTGGGTTGAGACCAGCTGTGGAGGGAGTCTTTCTCCTGTGAGTAAGGCTGGAAGGCGCCGGCACCGAGCCTGTGAAGGAGGGTCAGAAAAAGATGGTGTAAATGATATCTGTCTAAAAggccattcacaccaagaacaacactgcccggccaaaaaaaaagtcactgtttggattttaataggcaaatacttatgaatctatgaatggatcattattagagtaattattatgtttctagcatgttatatgtttggcaacggtgcTTTTAACCCTAATAGATGGAgcgtgtagcttttcatttcttaaacaaccacgtaagaagacacatcatggccatattccaggatgacaatgccAAAATTCACCAGGGTTacaattgtgaaagaatggttcagaaagcatgaagaatcattttcacacatgaattggcacctctgagtccagaccttaaccTCATtataagtttttgggatgtgctggaggagactttacagagtgcaggactcttgcattgtcaatacaagatcttgaacGAAAATTGATGctcctcttgatggaaataacatcacaacatttatttccatcaatgagtgcatcaatttttggtcaagatcttgtattgacaatgcaagagtcctGCACACTGTAAAGTCTCCTTTCTATAAAGTctactttcaatgaaattaagttcAGGGTTCAGAGGTGCAAATTCATgcgtgaaaatgattcttcatgctctctaaaccattctttcacaatttgagcctgatgaatcttgacattgtcatcctggaaaatggccatgatgtgtcttcctacatggttgtttaagaaataaaaagcgACACACTCcacataaaacatgctagaaacataataatcactgtaataatgatccattcatagattcttaagtatttgcctattaaaatccaaacagcgacttttttttggccgggcagtgtataatgataactgtaactttaaagttttaataacaCAGCCCTGCATCATATTTGCTGAATCAAATCCAATATATACGTTTCTTGCTAATTTTGGGGTGCTGATCCCAAAAATAGTGCCTGTTTTGCTCTAGCACCTCACACTTTCTCACAAAATATGAACTGCATTTCATGGCATTTTTTATTTCGCCAACCATTTTGTAAGGTCAAGAAGTCTTATATTATCCCTTAATCAACGGAAAAACTGCCAGAAAGACATGATTCTCTATCTTTCTCTGAGGCCAGTTAGAATTATTTGTTCAAAATCATGGCCAGTGatagaagaaaatgcaaacatgACCCTGAGGTTTTCTGCTACAGTACATCTGTGGGTGTTTTACTACATCCA is a window encoding:
- the eif4ebp1 gene encoding eukaryotic translation initiation factor 4E-binding protein 1, which produces MSMGSQKTTSQAIPTTRRITINDAAHMPHDYSTTPGGTLFSTTPGGTRIIYDRKFLLDCRSSPLARTPPCCLPDIPGVTSPPSVTMNNDKAHPKQTVNNNRISPPADKSAGEDAQFEMDI